The sequence TCGAGGTCCTCATCGATGAGACGGCCTATCTCTCTGGATGTGGAGATCAGGCTCCTGAAGGCGAATGTAGATTTCAAAAGGTATGAGGAGGAGATAAGAGCGAGGAGATCGCCCATAAGCCGGTGCCCGGCGAGATCTCCAAGGGCGTATGCGATGTGGATGAGAGCAACGCCAGCGAGCACGGCTCCTGTGATCACAACAACCGAGATCACCAGCCCTGAGATCTTCCTCCGCGGCACCATCCGCCTGAGACGATCCACTGCCTTTCCGATTATCACCACAGGGTGAAGCGCGGCTGGCGGCTCCCCCAGGATGATATCGATCAGGAGCGCCAGGATGAGGACTGAAAGCGGGGGTGGCTCGATAATTTCTGTGATCATGTCTGAGATCTGACCCTCCTCCAAACGGCCTCCAGCTCATCACCTCTCATCAGAGCCTCAACAACCTCTGCTGCGACATCAACTCTGTGAAGCATGGTGCAGCCATCACATCTCCACACACCATCAATCATGCAGCCAAGCGATTCGTCGAGGCATGGATAGAAGGGGCAGAAGCAGAATGTGCAGTCCTGACCCTCGAAGTGGCAGGGGTAACGATCGCAGCTCTCCCTCATGCACCCTCCAGGATATTCTTGAAGGCGAGGACCAGCCTCTCGTTCTCCTCCCTCCTGCGCACAGCAACCCTCACGTATCCGTCAAGACCGAATGATCTGCAGTCCCTTATGAGAATGCCCTCATGTAGCATCCTCTCCGCAACTTCTCCCGAATTAAGACCTGTGCTCCTCACATCAACGAGCATGAAGTTCGTGCTGCTCCTCAGCGGTCTCAATCCAATGCTTCTCAGAGCATCACTCAGCCACTCAAGCTCTTTGATGATAACCTGCCTGCTCCTCTCGAGAAACTCCACATTCTTCAGAAGATGAACGGCGACTGCAGATGCTATCGAGCTTATCGACCATGGTATCCGTGCTCTGTTCATTATCTCCGCAAGCTCTCTGTTCGTGACTGCGAATCCGAGCCGCAGCCCCGGGACGCCAAATGATTTGGTGAGGGATCTCATGACCACCAGTCCCTCCATATCGGGAGCGAGGTCTGCAAGGCTCTGATCAGGATCGGAGAGCTCTATGAAGGCCTCATCGACGAGAAGAAATACCCCGCAGTCATCACAGCGTTCTGCAAGCCTCATGATCTCCTCTCTATATGTGAGAACCCCTGTGGGATTGTTCGGGTTGCAGAAGAACGCTGCTTTCGCACCCCTCAAAAGCGGTTCATCGAATACCGAATTGAGATCCTTCGGATCCTCAAGACCAAGATCTGTTCTGACGATCTGTGCGCCAGCAAGCCTTGACTGGGTCTCGTACTCGCCGAAGGTGGGGGAGGGTATGAGCGCAACCTCGCCGTCATCAATACAGACCTCAGAGAATATTCTTATTATCTCAGATGATCCGTTTCCGGGGACAATATTCTCCGGATCCACTCCGACGAATGATGCTGCAGCCTCCCTGAAATCGCTGTATGTGATATCTGGATAATGGCATATGTTTTTCAGCTCCTGCATCACGAGATCCTCTAAGGGAGGGGAGCCGAGGGGGTTGATGCTGGCGCTGAAATCCAGAATCTCCATGCCGAGTGCTCTGGACATCTCACGTACCCTGCCACCGTGCTGGCATGGCTCTGTCGCCGCAAAGCTTCTGCGAACTCTCATCCAGAGCCCGTCAGATCTCAACAATTTGAACCTGGCGGATGCATCAGAAGAGCCATTCGACAGAGCTGAACAATGGAGAGGCATGGTCTCGAATCTGCCTCAAAATATCCACCGCCCTCGATGGCCACACCGGATACTCAGAGCCACTGCACCTATCGCACTGTCGATGCAGTTGCTTTATCGGTGTGTAATTGAATAACTGAATGAATGACCGAACATCGATAGGATGCGCCTGTTCAATGCTTCGCGGCACATTCTGTCAGCCTCTTGTGATTCAACCCATCAATAATGAGCCCGGGGCAGATACGTCGAGCGGTCAGAACTCCTCGATTGATACGGCATGCTTACGCAGCAAAACGAGATCCCAGAGGGCATTGCTCAACTCGCGATCCATGCATGTAGCACCAAATACCTCTATATTCACAGAGAGAATTGTGTATGGTATGCAACATCTCATTGTAGGTATCTTCTGACGAGAGTGAGGATGACGGGAAATTTGGGGAAACACATTATTTTGCTCTAAATCAAAAAATTTGGGATTGTTATTAATATATGTGTGATAAGACCATATTCAATGCGATACTTATTACTATTTTTATTATATAATTTTGTTTTGAATATATTAAACGGTGTTATCAATTTTATAAAACAATAACCCGCCGAAAGGGTTTTATGTACTTCGCGCATAGGGTGAGCTGCATATACAGGAAAGGAGGCCAAGAACCCAATGGCAAAGCTCGAGGGCAGCTTTACAGTTGAGGACATGAAGAATGTCCAGATCAACATAGGGGCTGTCGTTAAGGAGGAGGAGGAATGGGACCAGCCGATGGGTCCGTTCCCGAAGCCACAGATCGCAACCCTGCGCGACTGGGACTTCAAGATTTTGAACCGTTACAGAATATTCTACGCGCCTGCAGACGATACCTGTACACTGTGTACATACGGCCCATGTGACCTCACCGGCAACAAGCGTGGAGCATGCGGCATAAACATGGAGGGGACGTGCGGAAAGATCGTTCTAGTCGCATGCCTGATGGGCACATGTGCTCACACCGCACATGGAATACA comes from Methanothrix sp. and encodes:
- the cobD gene encoding threonine-phosphate decarboxylase CobD produces the protein MRVRRSFAATEPCQHGGRVREMSRALGMEILDFSASINPLGSPPLEDLVMQELKNICHYPDITYSDFREAAASFVGVDPENIVPGNGSSEIIRIFSEVCIDDGEVALIPSPTFGEYETQSRLAGAQIVRTDLGLEDPKDLNSVFDEPLLRGAKAAFFCNPNNPTGVLTYREEIMRLAERCDDCGVFLLVDEAFIELSDPDQSLADLAPDMEGLVVMRSLTKSFGVPGLRLGFAVTNRELAEIMNRARIPWSISSIASAVAVHLLKNVEFLERSRQVIIKELEWLSDALRSIGLRPLRSSTNFMLVDVRSTGLNSGEVAERMLHEGILIRDCRSFGLDGYVRVAVRRREENERLVLAFKNILEGA
- a CDS encoding cysteine-rich small domain-containing protein; its protein translation is MRESCDRYPCHFEGQDCTFCFCPFYPCLDESLGCMIDGVWRCDGCTMLHRVDVAAEVVEALMRGDELEAVWRRVRSQT